Proteins from a single region of Gammaproteobacteria bacterium:
- a CDS encoding methylated-DNA--[protein]-cysteine S-methyltransferase, with protein sequence MNDYDRIARVIRYLDAHQAEQPDLARLADHAGLSPFHFHRLFTAWAAITPKDFLQQLTLAHARAVLREGEGVLEAAIDAGLSGPGRLHDLCVNLEAASPGEIKSGGAGWTITAGFADSPFGRYLAGESPRGVCHLSFIESGTGEAALDGLHADWPNAHLRRDDDAAARLAARIFAAPAGVSAARPALRALVRGTAFQLRVWRALLRIPSGALITYGRLAAALGMPGAARAVGTAVGRNPLAYLIPCHRVIRETGAAGGYRWGAERKRAMLARESAEPAGDSRGLMCSSQEGTDL encoded by the coding sequence ATGAACGATTACGACCGCATCGCCCGGGTCATCCGCTACCTCGACGCACATCAGGCCGAACAGCCCGATCTCGCGCGGCTGGCCGACCATGCCGGACTGAGCCCGTTTCATTTTCATCGCCTGTTCACCGCCTGGGCGGCGATCACGCCGAAGGATTTCCTGCAGCAGCTCACACTGGCGCACGCCCGGGCCGTATTGCGCGAAGGCGAGGGCGTTCTGGAGGCCGCCATCGACGCGGGACTGTCCGGTCCCGGCCGCCTGCACGATCTCTGCGTCAACCTCGAGGCAGCCTCGCCGGGCGAGATCAAATCCGGCGGCGCGGGGTGGACGATCACTGCCGGATTCGCCGACAGCCCCTTCGGGCGATACCTGGCCGGCGAGAGCCCGCGCGGCGTCTGCCATCTTTCCTTCATCGAGTCCGGTACCGGGGAAGCGGCGCTGGACGGGCTGCATGCGGACTGGCCAAATGCGCACCTGCGACGCGATGACGATGCCGCGGCGCGGCTCGCCGCACGCATCTTCGCAGCGCCCGCAGGCGTTTCCGCCGCGCGCCCGGCCCTGCGCGCGCTGGTGCGCGGTACGGCGTTCCAGTTGCGGGTGTGGCGCGCACTGCTGCGGATTCCATCGGGTGCGCTGATCACTTACGGACGTCTGGCGGCGGCGCTGGGCATGCCAGGGGCCGCGCGCGCCGTGGGGACGGCGGTGGGGCGAAATCCCCTCGCGTATCTCATACCGTGCCACCGCGTGATCCGCGAGACGGGCGCAGCCGGCGGCTACCGCTGGGGTGCGGAACGCAAGCGCGCGATGCTGGCGCGGGAGAGTGCGGAACCCGCGGGAGATAGCCGGGGGCTGATGTGTTCTTCACAGGAGGGGACAGATTTGTAA
- the fnr gene encoding fumarate/nitrate reduction transcriptional regulator Fnr — translation MPIDRASPRRHALPLRRGEYLFRAGDPLRAVFAVRSGSVKTFTSSGDDDERVTGFHLPGELIGLDAIGSGVYPCSARALETSSVCEVAYEGLEDLSMKIRGLQRQLLRLMSREIHHDEKMMVLLGGMAAEGRLAALLSNIAARFSERGFSSRTFRLSMSRNEIGSYLGLAVETVSRLFTRLQAEGLLSVQHRQVMIHDMDRLQRMAGAFGDGAAHRR, via the coding sequence ATGCCCATAGACCGCGCATCCCCGCGCCGGCACGCTCTGCCGCTGCGCCGCGGTGAATACCTGTTCCGCGCCGGCGATCCGCTGCGCGCGGTGTTCGCCGTCCGTTCCGGATCGGTGAAGACCTTCACCAGTTCCGGCGACGACGACGAGCGCGTGACCGGCTTCCACCTGCCGGGCGAGCTGATCGGGCTGGATGCGATCGGATCCGGCGTGTATCCCTGCTCGGCGCGCGCGCTGGAGACCAGCAGCGTGTGCGAGGTCGCCTACGAAGGACTCGAAGACCTGTCCATGAAGATCCGCGGTCTGCAGCGCCAGCTTCTGCGCCTGATGAGCCGCGAGATCCATCATGACGAGAAGATGATGGTGCTGCTGGGCGGCATGGCGGCGGAGGGCCGCCTCGCCGCGCTGCTGTCCAACATCGCCGCCCGCTTCAGTGAACGCGGATTCTCATCCCGTACCTTCCGCCTCAGCATGTCCCGCAACGAGATCGGCAGTTATCTTGGGCTGGCGGTGGAGACCGTCAGCCGCCTGTTCACCCGCCTGCAGGCCGAAGGCCTGCTCAGCGTGCAGCACAGGCAGGTGATGATCCACGACATGGACCGCCTGCAGCGCATGGCCGGCGCCTTCGGCGACGGCGCCGCGCACCGCCGCTGA
- a CDS encoding outer membrane beta-barrel protein, whose product MMSTGLGVFMAAASVAATAAPGDWLVRVGPVSVSPNDESGELSGIAGGEVSVAGDTSLGITLGYMLSDKLGIGVLGALPFKHEISGEGSIAGLNAIADVEHLPPTVTLQYHFSPEAGVRPYVGAGLNYTTFFSEETKGALDGTDISLDASFGLAVEAGVDVDINQDWFLSAQFWYIDIATTAELGGGIGEIDVDINPWVFMLGAGRSF is encoded by the coding sequence ATGATGAGTACCGGACTGGGCGTGTTCATGGCTGCGGCGAGCGTCGCCGCAACGGCCGCGCCCGGAGACTGGCTGGTGCGCGTCGGCCCGGTGAGCGTCAGCCCCAATGACGAGAGCGGCGAGTTGTCCGGTATCGCCGGCGGCGAGGTCTCCGTGGCGGGCGATACCAGCCTGGGCATCACGCTCGGCTACATGCTGAGCGACAAGCTCGGCATCGGCGTGCTCGGCGCGCTGCCGTTCAAGCACGAGATCAGCGGCGAGGGGTCGATCGCCGGCCTGAACGCCATCGCGGACGTGGAACACCTGCCGCCGACCGTGACGCTGCAGTACCACTTCTCGCCGGAAGCCGGTGTGCGTCCCTACGTGGGCGCGGGGCTCAACTACACCACGTTCTTCAGCGAGGAAACCAAGGGCGCGCTGGACGGTACCGACATCAGCCTGGATGCATCCTTCGGGCTGGCCGTGGAGGCCGGGGTGGACGTCGACATCAACCAGGACTGGTTCCTGAGCGCGCAGTTCTGGTACATCGACATTGCGACCACGGCGGAGCTGGGCGGCGGCATCGGCGAGATCGATGTCGACATCAATCCCTGGGTGTTCATGCTCGGCGCGGGCCGCAGCTTCTGA
- a CDS encoding DUF2934 domain-containing protein has protein sequence MRKDTMDSAIDPERYDAARTPLQNAFEHMLAAGHSVRDFSEFALEKFGDSFLPYLRRFLADVEQGRIRIEGIGRTAKTVLLGVWVTPEERIEMIRLAAFVRAEQRGFRDGSPEDDWLAAEREVDARLAQEAGLATRGHKAFATATAALEQEFGNLKTTIADWLEKAAAPMDKPRKQPARKKSEATVS, from the coding sequence ATGAGAAAGGACACCATGGATTCAGCGATCGACCCCGAAAGATACGACGCCGCCAGGACCCCTCTCCAGAACGCCTTCGAGCACATGCTCGCGGCGGGACACAGCGTGCGCGATTTCAGCGAGTTCGCGCTGGAGAAGTTTGGCGATTCATTCCTGCCCTATCTGCGCCGCTTCCTCGCCGACGTGGAACAGGGGCGCATCAGGATCGAGGGCATCGGCAGGACGGCGAAGACGGTGCTGCTCGGGGTGTGGGTGACTCCGGAGGAGCGCATCGAGATGATCCGGCTCGCCGCCTTCGTGCGCGCCGAGCAGCGCGGCTTCCGCGACGGCTCCCCCGAGGACGACTGGCTGGCCGCCGAACGCGAGGTCGATGCGCGCCTGGCGCAGGAGGCCGGACTGGCGACCAGGGGTCACAAGGCGTTCGCCACCGCGACCGCCGCGCTGGAACAGGAATTCGGCAACCTGAAGACCACGATCGCGGACTGGCTCGAGAAGGCCGCCGCGCCGATGGACAAGCCGCGGAAACAGCCGGCCAGGAAGAAGTCGGAGGCCACTGTTTCCTGA
- a CDS encoding YbaK/EbsC family protein, whose amino-acid sequence MSIAHTLQDFMVRQGIHYDVVLHPQTRSSMETAEAAHIPGDALAKAVILEDEDGFVMAVVPATHYVQLGLLRKQLRRSLRLATERDLARIFRDCATGAIPPLGMIYGLPTVVDDALAEHADLYFEAGDHEELIHMDGSEFDVLFAYAQHGSFSRHA is encoded by the coding sequence ATGTCCATCGCCCACACCCTCCAGGACTTCATGGTCCGGCAGGGTATTCACTACGACGTCGTCCTGCATCCGCAGACGCGATCAAGCATGGAGACCGCGGAAGCGGCCCATATCCCCGGCGACGCGCTCGCCAAGGCAGTCATCCTGGAAGACGAAGACGGTTTCGTGATGGCGGTGGTCCCCGCGACCCACTATGTCCAGCTCGGCCTGCTGCGCAAACAGTTGCGGCGCTCGCTGCGTCTCGCGACCGAACGCGACCTTGCGCGGATCTTCCGTGACTGCGCCACCGGCGCGATCCCTCCCCTCGGCATGATCTACGGCCTGCCGACCGTGGTGGACGACGCCCTTGCGGAACACGCCGACCTCTATTTCGAGGCGGGAGACCACGAAGAACTGATCCACATGGACGGCAGTGAGTTCGACGTACTGTTCGCGTACGCGCAGCACGGAAGTTTCAGCCGTCACGCCTGA
- a CDS encoding amino acid permease — translation MQTEDTGTDPAQPALKRSINLPLLTLYGLGTIIGAGIYVLVGKVALHAGMYVPMAFLISAVVATFTAFTFAELSSRYPRSAGEAYYAEVAFGRRWFSGLLGWSVVAVGSVSAATISNGFVGYFHVFVEAPPWLIILVLVMALTAVAAWGITESVAVAAVVTVIEVGGLLLVLYSAGDATIAGLRSFTGLMPPLDAQVWSGILLGSFLAFYAFIGFEDMVNLAEEVKKPRITLPLGILAALGLSTVLYMLVSITAVAALPLAELGASKAPLVDIVRRHSQSAEDAISIIGLIAVVNGALIQIIMASRVIYGMAAQRLAPRGLGAVHPRTRTPLRATLIVGAIVLTLALGFSLVGLAKATSFITLCIFACMQVTLLVIKRRGAAVAGAVSYPAWIPALGLVFTLLLLGFQVWSMIGA, via the coding sequence ATGCAAACTGAAGACACCGGCACGGACCCGGCGCAGCCCGCGCTGAAGCGCAGCATCAACCTGCCCCTCCTCACCCTGTACGGGCTCGGCACCATCATCGGCGCCGGAATCTATGTGCTGGTGGGCAAGGTCGCGCTGCACGCCGGCATGTACGTGCCGATGGCCTTCCTGATCTCGGCCGTCGTCGCGACCTTCACCGCCTTCACCTTCGCGGAACTGTCCTCGCGCTACCCGCGCAGCGCGGGCGAGGCCTATTACGCCGAGGTCGCCTTCGGCCGCCGCTGGTTCTCCGGCCTGCTCGGCTGGTCCGTGGTGGCGGTCGGCTCTGTCTCCGCCGCGACCATCTCCAACGGCTTCGTCGGCTACTTCCACGTCTTCGTGGAGGCGCCGCCGTGGCTCATCATCCTGGTGCTGGTGATGGCGTTAACGGCCGTCGCGGCCTGGGGCATCACCGAATCGGTGGCCGTGGCGGCCGTTGTCACCGTGATCGAGGTCGGCGGCCTGCTGCTGGTGCTCTACAGCGCCGGCGATGCGACGATCGCCGGCCTGCGTTCGTTCACCGGCCTCATGCCGCCGCTCGACGCGCAGGTCTGGAGCGGCATCCTGCTGGGATCGTTCCTCGCCTTCTACGCCTTCATCGGCTTCGAGGACATGGTGAATCTCGCGGAGGAGGTAAAGAAACCGCGCATCACGCTGCCGCTCGGCATCCTGGCCGCGCTCGGACTCAGCACCGTGCTGTACATGCTGGTGTCCATCACCGCGGTCGCCGCGCTGCCGCTCGCCGAACTCGGCGCGAGCAAGGCCCCGCTGGTGGATATCGTGCGGCGCCACAGCCAGTCCGCCGAGGACGCCATCAGCATCATCGGGCTGATCGCGGTGGTCAACGGCGCGCTGATCCAGATCATCATGGCCTCGCGCGTGATCTACGGCATGGCCGCGCAGCGGCTCGCGCCGCGCGGCCTCGGCGCCGTCCACCCCCGCACGCGCACCCCGCTGCGGGCGACACTCATCGTCGGCGCCATCGTGCTGACGCTGGCGCTGGGATTTTCGCTGGTCGGCCTGGCCAAGGCGACGAGTTTCATCACCCTGTGCATCTTCGCCTGCATGCAGGTCACGCTGCTGGTCATCAAGCGGCGCGGGGCCGCGGTCGCGGGTGCCGTATCCTATCCGGCATGGATCCCCGCGCTCGGACTGGTCTTCACCCTGCTCCTGCTCGGCTTCCAGGTCTGGTCGATGATTGGCGCCTGA
- a CDS encoding peroxiredoxin — protein MSLHIGDTAPDFSAETTEGTIHFHQWIGDGWAILFSHPKDFTPVCTTELGYMAGLKKEFDKRNCKVMGLSIDPVSDHSAWAKDIEETQGHRVNYPMIGDTDLKVAKLYDMIHPNASGTAKDRKAIDNATVRTVFLIGPDKLVKAMFTYPMSTGRNFDEVLRVLDSIQLTAKHKVATPANWKPGNDVIIVPSVSDEDAKKKFPGGWKAPKPYLRIVPQPK, from the coding sequence ATGTCCCTGCATATAGGCGATACGGCACCCGATTTCAGCGCGGAAACCACCGAAGGGACGATTCACTTCCATCAATGGATCGGCGACGGCTGGGCCATCCTGTTCTCGCATCCCAAGGACTTCACGCCGGTGTGCACCACCGAGCTCGGCTACATGGCCGGACTCAAGAAGGAATTCGACAAACGCAACTGCAAGGTCATGGGGCTCAGCATCGACCCGGTGAGCGACCACTCCGCGTGGGCGAAGGACATCGAGGAGACCCAGGGCCACCGGGTCAACTACCCGATGATCGGCGACACCGACCTGAAGGTCGCGAAGCTCTACGACATGATCCACCCGAACGCGAGCGGCACGGCGAAGGACCGCAAGGCGATCGACAACGCCACCGTGCGGACCGTGTTCCTGATTGGCCCCGACAAGCTGGTCAAGGCGATGTTCACCTACCCGATGAGCACCGGCCGCAACTTCGACGAGGTGCTGCGCGTGCTCGACTCGATCCAGCTCACGGCGAAGCACAAGGTCGCGACGCCTGCGAACTGGAAGCCCGGCAACGACGTCATCATCGTCCCCTCCGTCTCGGACGAGGACGCGAAGAAGAAATTCCCCGGCGGATGGAAGGCGCCGAAACCCTACCTGCGCATTGTGCCGCAGCCGAAATAA
- a CDS encoding DUF883 family protein translates to MTSDTKGARDRLVEDLRAVVQDAEELLKATAGQTGEKISAVRIRAEASLRAARDRLGELEHDVMERARTAAKATDELVHEKPWQSIAVAAGVAFLLGLLAGRR, encoded by the coding sequence ATGACAAGCGATACCAAGGGTGCGAGGGACAGGCTGGTCGAGGATCTGAGGGCCGTCGTACAGGACGCGGAAGAGCTGCTCAAGGCCACCGCCGGCCAGACCGGCGAGAAGATCAGCGCGGTGCGCATCCGCGCCGAAGCGAGCCTGCGCGCGGCGCGCGACAGGCTGGGCGAGCTGGAGCACGACGTGATGGAGCGCGCACGCACGGCAGCCAAGGCGACCGACGAACTGGTGCACGAAAAGCCCTGGCAGTCCATCGCGGTCGCGGCGGGCGTGGCCTTCCTGCTCGGACTGCTCGCCGGAAGGCGCTAG
- a CDS encoding phage holin family protein — protein sequence MEDGSAAEAESGRATGVLASLRRLLATAAEILQTRLELLSVELEESGHLLRDLLTYALIALFFLGFGMLLLTLLVVVIFWDTYRLPVLAGVTALYLAVGIGAALRVRHTLRTRPRLFAATLGELGKDRERLDPRA from the coding sequence ATGGAGGACGGTTCGGCCGCCGAGGCGGAGTCCGGCCGCGCGACCGGCGTGCTGGCCTCGCTGCGGCGTCTGCTGGCGACGGCCGCCGAGATCCTGCAGACCCGCCTCGAACTGCTCTCCGTCGAACTGGAGGAGAGCGGGCACCTGCTGCGTGATCTGCTGACCTACGCCCTCATTGCGCTGTTCTTCCTCGGCTTCGGCATGCTGCTGCTGACCCTGCTGGTCGTCGTGATCTTCTGGGACACCTACCGCCTGCCGGTTCTCGCCGGAGTCACCGCCCTGTATCTCGCCGTCGGTATCGGCGCCGCCCTGCGGGTGCGCCATACCCTGAGGACGCGCCCGCGCCTGTTCGCCGCCACGCTGGGTGAGCTCGGCAAGGATCGCGAACGCCTGGATCCCCGGGCATGA
- a CDS encoding undecaprenyl-diphosphate phosphatase: protein MIVDTLLLLKAILLGILEGMTEFLPVSSTGHLIIAGDLLGFTGDSAKTFEIFIQLGSILGVVWLYRHKVTGIARTLDQPASQRFVLNLFIAFLPAAVVGLLFHGAIKHYLFNPVSVAGALIVGGILILLIERRARSPRIHSVDDIRPLDALKVGLAQCCALYPGVSRSGATIMGGLISGLSRTAATEFSFFLAIPTMFAATLYDLYKSRDLLVADDIPIFAAGFIAAFLTALVVVRLFLAYVARHDFSAFAYYRIGFGLVVLAYFW from the coding sequence ATGATCGTTGATACCCTGCTGCTGCTCAAGGCGATCCTGCTCGGCATTCTCGAGGGCATGACCGAGTTCCTGCCCGTTTCCTCCACGGGCCACCTCATCATCGCGGGGGACCTGCTCGGCTTCACCGGCGACAGCGCCAAGACCTTCGAGATCTTCATCCAGCTCGGGTCGATCCTCGGCGTGGTGTGGCTGTACCGGCACAAGGTGACCGGCATCGCCCGCACGCTCGACCAGCCCGCCTCGCAGCGCTTCGTGCTCAACCTGTTCATCGCCTTCCTGCCCGCCGCGGTCGTCGGCCTGCTGTTCCACGGCGCGATCAAGCACTATCTGTTCAACCCGGTGAGCGTCGCCGGCGCGCTGATCGTCGGCGGCATACTGATCCTGCTGATCGAGCGCCGCGCGCGGTCGCCGCGCATCCACAGCGTGGACGACATCCGTCCGCTCGACGCGCTGAAGGTCGGGCTCGCCCAGTGCTGCGCGCTCTACCCCGGCGTGTCGCGCTCCGGCGCCACCATCATGGGCGGTTTGATCAGCGGCCTGTCGCGCACGGCGGCGACCGAGTTCTCGTTCTTCCTCGCCATCCCGACCATGTTCGCCGCGACGCTGTACGACCTCTACAAGAGCCGCGACCTACTGGTGGCGGACGACATCCCGATCTTCGCCGCCGGCTTCATCGCCGCCTTCCTGACCGCGCTGGTGGTGGTCAGGCTCTTCCTCGCCTACGTCGCTAGGCACGACTTCTCCGCCTTCGCGTATTACCGCATCGGCTTCGGCCTCGTGGTGCTGGCGTATTTCTGGTAA
- a CDS encoding DedA family protein — translation MELITAAVDVLLHLDRHLEALIAAYGMWVYVILFLIIFCETGLVVTPFLPGDSLLFVVGTLAGAGLLDVGWIIPSLIIAAILGDSVNYWIGGLAGPAVFRRDDSLLFKRRHLERTHQFYERHGGKTIIIARFVPIVRTFAPFVAGIGRMAYARFLAYNVTGAVAWVTLFVGAGYWFGDLPVVRQNLTLIIFGIIIVSVLPGVFEYLRHRRRPGT, via the coding sequence ATGGAACTGATCACCGCCGCCGTGGACGTTCTGCTCCACCTGGACCGCCACCTCGAGGCCCTGATCGCCGCCTATGGCATGTGGGTCTACGTCATCCTCTTCCTGATCATCTTCTGTGAAACCGGACTGGTGGTGACGCCGTTCCTGCCCGGCGATTCGCTGCTGTTCGTGGTCGGCACGCTCGCGGGCGCGGGTCTGCTCGACGTCGGCTGGATCATCCCGAGCCTGATCATCGCCGCCATCCTCGGCGACAGCGTGAACTACTGGATCGGCGGGCTCGCGGGACCCGCGGTGTTCAGGCGGGACGACTCGCTGCTGTTCAAGCGCCGCCACCTGGAGCGCACCCACCAATTCTACGAACGCCACGGCGGCAAGACCATCATCATCGCCCGCTTCGTCCCCATCGTCCGCACCTTCGCCCCCTTCGTGGCGGGCATCGGACGCATGGCCTACGCGCGCTTCCTCGCCTACAACGTGACGGGCGCCGTGGCCTGGGTCACGCTTTTCGTCGGCGCCGGTTACTGGTTCGGCGACCTGCCGGTGGTCAGGCAGAACCTGACCCTCATCATATTCGGCATCATCATCGTGTCCGTCCTGCCCGGCGTGTTCGAATACCTGCGCCATCGCAGGCGGCCGGGGACCTGA
- a CDS encoding DUF3187 family protein — MRHLIRCALPAALLAQPAWAQAAAPAGEGAEPVAHYGLLRTRDLSPFGFLRLDMRPAHAVVSPPGNWAVEADFGYQNTWVLSRNVKTYLNTLPGRRGLGPDEVQAIRDLPGEAFLVDLELGLLDITFHRKFTENWGVFATVSGVMYTGGFLDGGIEWFHRSLDFPDAARPRAGRNDVHVIFDLKGSQTTLTSLPDGGLLDPIFGARYTAAPGRAPWNYVIEWAVKVPFDGEREFFSTGHFDFGVQATAQRFMHRHAAYASLAAVHSRSNSVAPATEEFIPTVILGYEYALNGHTNLNAQLYMSPSVFTSADTGLDELRDNKYQMSFGLRHRIGSSLITVGVTENLVYFNNSPDFGFQTAWIYSPAFAH; from the coding sequence GTGCGGCATCTCATCCGGTGCGCGCTGCCCGCCGCCCTGCTGGCGCAGCCTGCCTGGGCGCAGGCCGCCGCGCCCGCCGGGGAGGGCGCGGAACCGGTCGCGCATTACGGCCTGCTGCGCACGCGCGACCTGTCGCCGTTCGGGTTCCTGAGGCTCGACATGCGGCCCGCCCACGCCGTGGTGAGCCCGCCGGGCAATTGGGCGGTGGAGGCCGATTTCGGCTACCAGAACACCTGGGTGCTGAGCCGGAACGTGAAGACCTACCTGAACACGCTGCCGGGGCGGCGGGGACTCGGGCCGGACGAGGTGCAGGCCATCCGCGACCTTCCCGGCGAGGCCTTCCTGGTCGATCTCGAACTCGGCCTGCTCGATATCACCTTCCATCGCAAGTTCACCGAAAACTGGGGAGTGTTCGCCACGGTGAGCGGCGTGATGTACACCGGCGGATTCCTCGACGGCGGCATCGAGTGGTTTCACCGCAGCCTGGATTTCCCCGACGCCGCCCGGCCCCGGGCGGGACGCAACGACGTCCATGTCATCTTCGACCTGAAGGGTTCCCAGACCACGCTGACGTCCCTGCCGGACGGCGGCCTGCTCGATCCGATTTTCGGCGCCCGTTACACGGCGGCCCCGGGCCGCGCGCCGTGGAACTACGTGATCGAGTGGGCGGTCAAGGTTCCCTTCGACGGCGAGCGGGAGTTCTTCTCGACGGGCCATTTCGATTTCGGGGTGCAGGCCACCGCGCAGCGCTTCATGCATCGCCATGCCGCCTATGCGAGCCTGGCGGCGGTCCACTCCCGGTCAAACTCGGTCGCCCCGGCCACCGAGGAGTTCATCCCCACCGTGATCCTCGGCTACGAATACGCGCTGAACGGGCACACGAACCTGAACGCCCAGCTTTACATGAGCCCGAGCGTGTTCACCAGCGCGGACACCGGGCTGGACGAACTGCGCGACAACAAGTACCAGATGTCGTTCGGGCTGCGCCACCGAATCGGGTCGTCGCTGATCACCGTCGGGGTGACGGAAAACCTCGTCTATTTCAACAACAGCCCCGACTTCGGTTTTCAGACGGCCTGGATCTACAGCCCGGCGTTCGCACACTGA
- a CDS encoding carbon starvation protein A has translation MNPLLKYLLWLLVAVTGAAAVGGIAINRGEPVNALWLIVAAVCVYAIAYRFYAAWIAAKVLVFDETRATPAERFNNGRDFVPTQRWIVFGHHFAAIAGPGPLVGPTLAAQFGYLPGTLWILVGAVLGGCVQDMMILFFSMRRNGRSLGQMARDELGAIGGAAALVATLMIMIILIAVLGLVVVNAMKHSPWATSTVAATIPIALFVGFYMRSIRPGRVLEGSVIGVLLLLLAVAGGGWIDHSPALRGLFDHAGLPLAWAVILYGFAAAVLPVWMLLTPRDYLSTFMKLGTVLLLALAIVLLNPVIKMPALTPFIDGTGPIFGGALFPFVFITIACGAISGFHSLIASGTTPKLLANERDIRMIGYGGMVLESFVAIMALIAATVLDPGVYFAINSPAGVVGATAADAVAKISSWGFPVTVEQMEMLARDMGEATLFARTGGAPSLAVGMASIFASAFGQGMLAMWYHFAIMFEAVFILTTLDAGTRVGRFMLQDLLGNLSPRLGQTSWYPSVILASGAIVGAWGYFLYIGVIDPNGGVNILWPLFGISNQILAAIALCVATGILVKSGRVRYAWITALPLTWLVTITTAAVWDKITSPDVRIGFFAAASDLADKVAAGMLPPERAAVAPQLIFNLRLDGWIAIFFAVLLWVIVLDMLKVCYRHLAGKPCPPLSESPHIPSRLAEDYVRD, from the coding sequence ATGAATCCATTGCTGAAATATCTCCTCTGGCTGCTGGTCGCCGTGACCGGCGCGGCGGCGGTCGGCGGCATCGCCATCAACCGCGGCGAGCCGGTCAATGCGCTGTGGCTGATCGTCGCCGCGGTGTGCGTCTACGCGATCGCGTACCGCTTCTACGCGGCCTGGATCGCCGCGAAGGTGCTCGTCTTCGACGAGACGCGCGCCACGCCGGCGGAGCGCTTCAACAACGGGCGCGATTTCGTGCCCACCCAGCGCTGGATCGTCTTCGGCCACCACTTCGCCGCCATCGCCGGCCCCGGCCCGCTGGTCGGGCCGACACTCGCGGCGCAGTTCGGCTATCTGCCCGGCACGCTGTGGATCCTGGTCGGCGCCGTGCTGGGCGGCTGCGTGCAGGACATGATGATCCTGTTCTTCTCGATGCGGCGCAACGGACGCAGCCTCGGCCAGATGGCGCGCGACGAACTGGGCGCGATCGGCGGGGCGGCGGCGCTGGTCGCGACGCTGATGATCATGATCATCCTGATCGCGGTGCTCGGCCTGGTGGTGGTGAACGCGATGAAGCACAGCCCGTGGGCGACCTCGACCGTCGCCGCGACGATACCGATCGCGCTGTTCGTGGGCTTCTACATGCGCAGCATCCGGCCGGGCCGCGTGCTCGAGGGTTCCGTCATCGGCGTGCTGCTGCTCCTGCTCGCGGTCGCCGGCGGCGGCTGGATCGACCACAGCCCCGCGCTGCGCGGCCTGTTCGACCACGCCGGCCTGCCGCTCGCCTGGGCGGTAATCCTGTACGGCTTCGCTGCCGCGGTGCTGCCGGTGTGGATGCTGCTCACGCCGCGCGACTACCTGTCCACCTTCATGAAGCTCGGCACGGTGCTGCTGCTCGCCCTCGCCATCGTGCTGCTGAATCCGGTGATCAAGATGCCGGCGCTGACCCCGTTCATCGACGGCACCGGGCCGATCTTCGGCGGCGCGCTGTTCCCGTTCGTGTTCATCACCATCGCCTGCGGCGCGATCTCGGGCTTCCATTCGCTGATCGCCTCCGGCACCACGCCCAAGCTGCTCGCCAACGAGCGCGACATCCGCATGATCGGCTACGGCGGCATGGTGCTGGAATCCTTCGTGGCGATCATGGCGCTGATCGCCGCGACCGTGCTCGATCCGGGCGTGTACTTCGCCATCAACAGCCCGGCCGGCGTGGTCGGCGCCACGGCGGCGGACGCGGTGGCGAAGATCTCCTCATGGGGCTTCCCGGTGACGGTGGAGCAGATGGAGATGCTGGCGCGCGATATGGGCGAGGCGACGCTGTTCGCGCGCACCGGCGGCGCGCCCTCGCTGGCGGTCGGCATGGCGAGCATCTTCGCCAGCGCCTTCGGCCAGGGCATGCTCGCCATGTGGTACCACTTCGCCATCATGTTCGAGGCGGTGTTCATCCTCACCACGCTCGACGCCGGCACGCGCGTCGGCCGCTTCATGCTGCAGGACCTGCTCGGCAACCTGTCGCCGCGCCTGGGGCAGACCTCGTGGTATCCCTCGGTGATCCTGGCGAGCGGGGCGATCGTCGGCGCCTGGGGCTATTTCCTCTACATCGGCGTGATCGATCCCAACGGCGGGGTCAACATCCTGTGGCCGCTGTTCGGCATCTCGAACCAGATCCTGGCGGCGATCGCGCTGTGCGTGGCGACCGGCATCCTGGTCAAGTCGGGCCGGGTCCGGTATGCCTGGATCACCGCGCTGCCGCTCACCTGGCTGGTCACCATCACCACCGCGGCGGTGTGGGACAAGATCACGAGCCCGGACGTGCGCATCGGCTTCTTCGCCGCCGCCAGCGACCTCGCCGACAAGGTGGCCGCCGGCATGCTCCCGCCGGAGCGGGCGGCGGTCGCGCCGCAACTGATCTTCAACCTCCGCCTCGACGGCTGGATCGCGATCTTCTTCGCCGTCCTGCTGTGGGTGATCGTGCTCGACATGCTGAAGGTGTGCTACCGCCACCTCGCCGGCAAGCCGTGCCCGCCGCTCAGCGAGTCGCCGCACATCCCGAGCCGCCTGGCCGAGGATTACGTGAGGGATTGA